The genomic window ACATTCCCTTAAATATACTATCATAAATTTTCTATGCAAAAGAATAATTAATCCCTTTTTAGGAACAGAAGATGTTAAATCATAAAAAGTATAATCAACCATTCAATAATGGAAGCACTTCTTCTTCCTAACTATATAAGTGTTTTCTCAAAGCCTGtatgttacatttttttttctttcttttcgaTGAATTAATAGttagaatttcaccttttaaagtaaataagtgggAGTATTAGAGTTCAAACTCTGATCTTACATATTATATACAATATCttatcaaattcatttttttataatccaTAATAAACATACTCTCGTAAACAAAGTACTCTAAAAAATGAGTCCTTCTGCCACTTGCACTCATTGTAGCCTCCAAGACGAATCCATTGTATTCGGGACTGTGAGTTCTCTTGTGGCCTTTGGAACCACATTGATTTTAACAATCTGAATTTCTTCTCAAATATGGATGTTTACGATTGGCTCAAGTTGGGTGTCACATGATGTGCCCGAACAATGAGACTTGATCCTTAAGTCGGCTCTCCTTCAACATTCGAGCTATGGTCGAAACTTTCAAAAACTGCTTCTCCCCCGCTTCTAACGACGAGGTAGTTCATAGATATATCAAGTGCAACAATAATAATTACTCTTGTATCATTTTTAATGTGGACCGAAGTTGCCCTGGTTCTCCCATTCAATCTGGATTTGGAGGCATTATTAAAAACACATTCGACCACTATCTTGCAAGTTTCTCAGGCTTCATTCAAGGGTCATCTGACATTTTGCTTGCTGAACTGTATGTTATCTATAAGGACCTCTTGTTGGTTAATAACATGGGTATTGATGAACTTGTCTGCTACTCTGATTCTTTACTTTGGTAAACatagaaaccgaaatttatttatttataataacaaaTTGGATGCCCTGAAAACAGTTAGTGGACTAGGCCGTTGTTGCTTGCTATAATCTGTTAGCACCCGGCCCATGAAGCCAAAAAAATTCAAGTTAATCCTTGAAGCGTTGAGTAACTTTTTTGGGTGGCTAATAATCATATTaatctctatttatttattttttacagtaACAATCAAGTTAATCCTTGAAGCGTTGAGTAACTCTTTTTTGGGTGGCTGATAAATAATCATATGAATTTTTGCTTTCTAGTAAATGTTACATATAAAAATTGggcaaagttttttttttcttttttccgaCAAACATTACTAAAATTTACACATAATAGTATATTAAAATTTAGATAAGAGTATTTTAACCTAATAATATCAACATTGTTAATTAAACTAAACCTTTGAAACAATTGAGTAAGATTTTTTAGTATAAACAAATAAAGacataagaagaagaaataaatgaaaaagtgtgaaaatgaaattgaagattGAAAGGTATAAGAGAGGTTGTTTTCATGGGTCCAACTTGATGTGCGTGCCCTAAGATGTAATGTAATTCTGCCCGCCAACTAAACATAAACACCGAAAGCACAAACAACTCAAAATATAAAGAATCAAGAAAAGAAGACCATACTATATATGAGAAAAAATCACCaacaaaaaaggagaaaaagataaatcatttctAAACATAAAAATTCCAATGTCTATTACCGTATCATTTGATTTTTGTGGTTATGTAGAAATTTAAAAGTAAGAGACAAGAAAAAATGTACTAACTACTACATATATTATCTAtactcttaaaataaatattaatattatagaCTACAAtagaaaaaatatgatgattaaaaaaatacattactaTAATATTAGTAATATaatatgaaataataataaaaataaaatccaattgTTCGGtttaaaatataagaattaattttaaattggtGAGACTTTACATCACCTTTTTATAATTTGAGCGTATTTATCAaacaatcaataaaaacaaaCCACATTGTATGTAGTACTCACAAGTAACTTTTAATTGACATGCATATGACTTCTTCTCATTGATTGTTGGgtaaatatttctaaattatcaAGAGTTTGTGtagaaaaaacattttaaattagagtttaatatttttgacGCATAAATCAGAGTTTAATGGGTATACTACgttaaagtaaaatatttttacataaacatcgaataaaaattaattattactcTACATCATACATTAGAGTAAAGTGTAGTGAATAATATGTCAGAATAACTGCCGTTGAATTGAacgaaaatataaaataataagatggATACATGCTAATATCTCTATTAAATTTTACTTCATCCACCCCTCTGAAAATAAGTGTCACGGTTGACTACCGTACACTTACCAATACACAACTTTAAccgttaatatttttaattataatattattaaaaatttataaaaaaattaatatttaaaaaatactcATCTTGAATTTATTatattgatatttgatattcatataaatatataaagacAAGTGTGACACCCACTCAGCTGAAAATCATCACTCTCTTCTATTCTCTCTAGTTCTCTCCTATACACTATACTACTACTACCTCTCCCTACTTTTCTTTCTCTGTTTTCACATCAtatctctctctatctcttctTTACTTCTTCACTTcttcacacacacaaacacagagagaaagagagaacacagacaaagagaaaaaagagaGTGAGATGGGTTTGAGACTCAGTACTGTTTCCTTCTTTTTATAATGAACAAAGGACCACAAATCCTCTTCTTCACTGAAGAAGATGGCaatccatcatcatcatcatcacaatcAACTCAATCAAAACGTTTCATCTCTTCTTCTAGATACTCTTTACTGTGATGAAGAAAAATgggaagaagaacaagaacatcATGAAGATGATTTATCATCTGAACAAAGTGATGTTACAACAAACAATGATATCTTTGATTCTACTTCCCTTTTTCCTCTGCTTTTCTTAGAACAAGATTTGTTCTGTCAAGATGAAGAACTTAACACTCTTTTCATCAAAGAAAAAACTCATTATGAAGATCTGAATTTTGATGACTCACTCTCTCAACCACGTCGTGAAGCTGTTGAATGGATCCTTAAAGTCAATGCCCATTATGGTTTCTCTTCTCTCACTGCAACACTTGCTGTTACTTACTTTGACAAATTCATTTTAACCTTCCATTTTCAAAAAGATAAACCATGGATGCTTCAGCTTGTTGCTGTTACTTGCATCTCTTTAGCTGCTAAAGTTGAAGAAACACAAGTTCCTCTTCTCTTAGACCTTCAAGTATGTTACCATATTTGGTTGTTCTGttctgttttctttttcttatgttTTGGTTGTgatgttctgttttttttttttttttttttttaaggtgcAAGATACCAAATATGTGTTTGAGGCAAAAACTATTCAAAGAATGGAACTTTTGATTCTTTCAACACTGAAATGGAAGATGCATCCTGTAACACCACACTCATTTCTAGATCACATTATAAGAAGGCTTGGTTTGAAAACTAATCTTCATTGGGAGTTTCTTAGGCGTTGTGAGAATCTTCTTCTATCACTACTTTTAGGTAAGTAAGCAATATCATCAATAATAGTTGTAGGAATAGTAATAGTAGTACTCTTTCAGTTACATAACATTATGAGCATTATTGAGTAGTAGTACTTTGACTTTGTTGAAAAACTTTACCTTATGCATAAgtacaaaaaatgaatatgtataaaatagtagtaataaagAAAGacaaaatgttgatttttttgttatatgcaTGTTGTTGTTTGTGTATAGATTCAAGATTTGTTGGTTGTGTTCCTTCTGTGTTGGCCACTGCTACAATGCTGCATGTTATAGACCAGATTGAACAGAGTGATGATGGTGTGGAGGACTACAAAAATCAGCTTCTTAATGTTCTCAAAATCAGTAAGGTCAGTATATAGTAACTGGATATATGTTCATGTGTTATgttttttgtttagtttatgttaattttaatttaatacaagTACTTTAATTTAATAGAACTACTCAATGGGACCATATAAAATGTGTCCATGACCAGCATCTtagattaataataaataaatgtcgGGCAAACACTCCAGTACACATCTTATTTAGATATGTATCAGATGTGTATAATCCTAATAGGTCCGCAAATATTTGTGAATCTATCAGAATTGTCCAGATTAACAAATGTACCGGTAGATATCTTAATAagatgtgtaccgaagaattcacatgatattaattaattaatgaacatAATGATAAGCACATGATTTGATTTAGTATAATGGTTACTTAATTCAactctgcaattttttttttttacaggagAAAGTAGATGAATGTTATAATATGATTCTGCAAGTAACAAATGCAAATTCTAATGATGATTATTATGGTAATAAACGAAAGTATGAACAAATCCCTGGTAGTCCAAGTGGCGTAATTGATGCTGTATTTAGTTCTGATGGTTCCAACGATTCATGGACAGTGGGGTCATCAACATATTCAACATCAGAACCTGTGTTTAAGAAGACCAAAACTCAAGGACAAAATGTTAATTTGTCACCTCTTAACAGGGTTATTGTCGGAATTCTTGCCACTGCAACCTCTCCTTAAAACCTTCCCTCTGAATTTTCTATgtccttaaaaaaaaaccaaataaccataaaaaaaattaccacaAAAAAGATCTATATTTATCTACTATGGTTATGTTCATGTTGCTACTAAACTGATCTAGTTAGTTTAGTAGTGTCTTTCTTTGAATCTCTTCATTTCCAACAATGTCCCAAGTTCATTTACACGAATCTCTTgaagaggatgatgatgatgatgatagaggATGAAAAAATGGTTGAATTTGCTGAGGGAATTGATTAAAGAGGAGAGGACAAAGTTGGCAATGAAGATTATTATTACTATGAGCAAGAAAGCACCTTATGATGCTATGCTATGATGATATGTTTCATTTCAAGgcactttatttttatattcaatgGATCTTTTCTAAGACCATACCAAATTTGGACATATTTAAATCATATATTTCTATAATAAATAATTGGGAATAATTTTTGTTCATATGTGTATGTGCTTTTAttcatttcttttgtttgaaattgaatcATTGGATGGATGCATTGTGGTGGGAAACTCTGTTAAGTATCATAGAGATTTGCGACTGACCCAATTGGTCCACTCAAATATTTTCACCATTTTCTTTATCATAATAGTAGTTTATTTTTAgactaaatatttaatttggtcttCATTGTTTGTTTCTCCATCCAATTTAGTTCATGACTAAAATATTGGTATAGTAAATGTGAGTTAGAACTTAGAAATCTTATATCAGATGAAAATGCGAGTGTTGAGCAATATATAAGCGGGATATCTAATGCTTTAAGATTTTGAATATGAATGGTATTTATCAAAGGCGAAAGGAATtgtttttttgtgtcaaaaGTATTCCCGACAATGACATTGTCTTGCTAAGTCTTACATTGGATGTTGAGCGATGTATATATATGTGAGATGATTTATGTATCTAATGCTATAAATCTTTGAGTGAACTGTCGACTAAATGTGAATAATTTTCCGAACTACTTATAACcgaaaaacaaaatacactaATTAGATTGGACCACAAGAAAATTATGAGAGACCATttttatttgtgtatttttagtagtagaaaggaaacaaatgagACAGAAGAAATAAAGAAATGTTTTTTTGTAGAGATTAAGAAGAAGGATTTGTTTGTTTGCATGTGAAGGAAGAAGTAGTTTGTCGGGCATTGGAGTTTTTTGGTGTTTGATTGGAAGATTGAGTTGAGTCTATTGACCTCGTAAGAAGGgccaacacaacacaacacaaaacAACACTTGGTCTTATACAAATGACCCTTAATGTAATGTAATCTAATCCATGCTCTTCTTCCATAAACCTAACCACTGACCTATTCACTGAAAACACCAGCTATGTTTTACCTCTATCACTGCGCTCCATTTATTACTCCTACACCATGCTTTGTACGGCACATCAGTTACTATACTAGTAGTAGGAGTAGTACATACTCCTAGTTCATTGTACTAGTATTTTCCAACATATGCATTAGCAtgtcattatcaaaaaagaTTAGAGTTAGATAGCACTAATTAAATAATGTACTATAGCCTATAGTACAGTAAAAACCTTTTACTAGTTGGTACTAGTATTAGTACTATTGTCCAatattaattgcattgcaaaCACCTTCATTCCATAAAATGTTACTGTGGTAAAAGTTGTCATTGACCAAGGACGACTATATGAGCTTTATACAACTCTTCAATCAAAACTTTGGTCAGCTCTTGTACATCTTTGCCAATCCAATAATTTCACCACAATCTATGTTACCGATTTCTATGATACGGATTGAACCTATGTGACCCTCACATTGGGTTCGTGACTTTCTATATGAAACTTCAAGTTGGATTATTGAAGTCCAACTTACGTATAGAAATTTAGAgaacattaattaaatttatcgAATAACCCTTGCTTTATCAAATGTAGTTTACATTTTATCGGAGTACATTAATTATTACATGCAAAAACATAcaacatttaaaaaaagaaaggaggGAGTATATAGAATTAGTTTTGTTGGTATCCAAACATTTATAAGTTGTCATATACTACtttattattagttaaaatatcaTGTCTTATTGCACAACCACAACAACTTAGCGGTCAAGAGAAGGTGACAATTGAATAATGATGGTTAATAGTAGTACTAATGACAAGCATAGGACATACCAAAGAAcacggaaaaaaaaattcaaaacaaaattcaaagtatAGTATTAGTGGGATACATAACATAATGAACTTTTCAATGCTTATGTTATGCAATGCAAGCATTGCATTGGAGTACTTGTTAGTTGGATTAGACTAAGTATGATTAATTGCAAAACTCtttttaaagaaacaaaagaaagttACCATACCCCATGTGGAGATAACATTCCGTAGACTTTTTCCCTTTCTCTAAATTATGTTGagatttcttttttctttttgtttttctccttcctataactttttcttttatggTGCAaagattcatcatcatcatcattctaGTGGATTCACTATAGTGCATGCTTCACCTTTTGCTTGtttttactttacttttttttggtctttgttcttgtgtgaaaaataaaaaataaaaataaaaaataaagttcaaTCTACTTTTTTCACGTGTATACACAATTTCTATAAAGATATTGcaatctaaaataaaaacacattgTATGGAGCAAAATGGATTAAGAATTATGTATATATCTTGGTTTGGTATTTTAGAATTAAAAAAGTTTTTACCTTGGAGGGGTTATAACTTATAAAGCATAAGAATgccatatttgtttgtttttattaagtGAAGTGCGATTAGTAATGcaagaaatgaagaaaaaaacaaaaggagtAAGTAGAATCAAAATGCTTTTAGTTTTGTGGTGTCTTTGACAAAATACACATCTAATCATAAATTATGATATAGTAATGCATAAAGGCAATGGATTTTATTATGGGGGACATAATCTGATTTTGTAGGAAGATTGTCCTTGGttctattaatatttttctccACTTTTAAGTTTGGTGTACATTATATATAAGATAGTACCATATGGATTATGACTTCATGAATCAGACAGAAAAACTATAgtgaaaaaattgtttttccaaatttatttagGAGGACCAAAGCTTATTATGTAAATTAGTTATGTATGCCCCCACACCAATAATTGTAGAATAATAATATGATACATTGGGGACTATAAGCTTGATGattttaacctttttttgttGACCTAGTCACatccattattttattaattactactagtagttttaattaattaataattaacataAATTAAGACCCTCAATGTAATTTTGCTATGGTGTTTTCTTGGTTACTTACAGCTGTAAAGTCTAAAAGAACAATAAAAAGAGGACCATATATGTTTGTGGACCCTAACCTCTCATTTCAATGTCTCTCTATTTCTCTCTTACATTTTTGCATGACAAATGCAAATGGAAACAAATGCCTAGGTTGCACAATAAAACATTACTAGTACTCTTATCAATGCTTACAATTCTCTTCAGAACAAAGCAATAAAGCATACCATAAAAATGCATCTTCATAAATACAGTTGTATCTATTACTGGGAAAGCTGAAGCTGATGACTATTCTCACTGTATAAACCATTCCAAAATGCTAAAATCATGCAACTTTAACCATTAATGATCTCTTATTGCTAAGGACAGTCCtataaataaaagtgaaaaatatcacaaaatcaaaatttaaatttagttcAGCCAACTTGAAGATTAATATATTTCATAGCGAGTTTCATGTAGCCTAAGTCGTTGAGATAGTATAGAGACGTCTGTTATAATTGAAAACTATAATTACGGTggatttgaaaagaaaattgtttggACCTCAAATGCGACAAACATATTACTTAGAGAATTTCCTATGCTAGAAGAAAAGttatatgtgttttttttataaaaaaaatcgataTTTGACCTGAAGACCGACTAATTCGAATGATTTATGTTCTTAACTTAGTTTAAGTGGAACCACAATTACTAAGAACATGTTATTGCTAATGAATTGTTTTTGGTGTGGTTGTTAATGCTACATCATGCTCTTTCAAGGCTTAAAAGTTTAAATCTTGTTCTTATGAGTTCTTAAAATGTAAGAACACACCCATTGAAAGTGTTTGAATGGCATTCAACTTGCCATGATAATAAGACCTAGAGAATTAAATAGTTGGTCCTCACTTTATTTTCAACCCACAGCTTCAAAAAATCCACAAACACCTTTGCGTAGCACCTAGGAACAACCAACATGGTTGGAAtctgttagaaataatataaaaccattgatatggctctatcctaacaccttaaggttttgggataatcggttatttgacatggtatcagagcctctatgactaagtggtctagagttcgatccccgctcccctcactttctaattaaaaaagtggaatttaagcatatggtaggtggacctatgcattatccacacttcaagcccaagtgggctcttgcgtgagggggcatgttagaaataatataaaaccattgatatggctctatcctaacaccttaaggttttgggataatcggttatttgacagaATCCAAATGAACCATTCTTATTGCGTCGTATAAttgattttcacatatttgatTGTTCTCGcataaattgattttgtttaaaaaaacaGTTTTAGTTTTATTTAAGTAGGCATATTTTAATGTAAAACACctcaaatttatattatttttaaccatACTCAATTTTGGAAAATTAATTAACCTCCATATGGTGGTGGAACCAAACGCATAGATACTTGGTTCACTCAATTTTCTTTATGTGTTTGCCAAAATCTTAGTATAATCaaatatacaatatatatatatatgtcttttttgttttaggtttcGGTTGAGACAAATTAAACTACAAATTTTTACTTCTCGAGACTATATTTAAAAGCTATATTACACTTTCATCAAAATTGTATCTTTTATTTTGTTGGGATAGAAATCTAAGCCAAACAACTACTAGGtgttatataattaaatttcaaaACTTGTGTTTTTCAACCAAGGTAGATGAAACGTGGAAGAATTTGACCTTTCCAAGACAGACAATTAGGACGGGCAGAGTTAATCCACTCTATAATAAGGTAATATGTCACATCACTATGCTAATTTTGCCATTTATGTACAAATTCAACTTCAAGAGAATGAGGTCAACATTTTAaagtaattaaatttaaattcttcAATAATTTGACGAAAAGTGTAGAAATTCGTCTCCACCTACTTCACACTTGAAATTGTTTCCCTCTTCTTTTTTGTCATTAGTAATCATTTCCTTCATGCATCAATTACCACattatttgtgtttgttttttgaagtattaaaattaaaatttagggttaaataaaagggtcttgctaacgagtgcccggggcactctttaagcattccattaaaagaaattttttattcaaataattaaactttccaattttcaatgcgttgactttacgcatttccatgaaaattctataaaaaacttactatttaagggcttaaagagtgccccgggggcactatttagcatttgcctaaataaaaaaacacaatcacAACATCAAAAACACATGAAAACACTTTAAAGTTATATTtgtgttctttttcttttctcttatgctcttgttttaAATTGTTGTGAGATATATatagttcaaatatttattttgaatagTGTGAGTGTATTGGGTCATGaggtggttgagagtgaagtctatgtgttgtaacaatttttacATAGTGTTTATTATCTAGTTGTCGATTTAGACAACGGTcgtgcgttttttttttcttccgattttggagtttccacgttatattcttgtgttgtggAGTCTGGGAGTCGATCCTGGTATTTGATCAACTATATGATGTAAGAACTCGCATTTGGGGGAAGAATGTTGAGTTGAGTTTCAAGTTTGAGtgattaagtctcacatcgactatgtatagaaaaaatatttgatttataagAGAGATTGATCATTAACataatgtcttaaggttttcGTCGGAAACGAGTTCACTTACTGTGATGGATTATCTCTTCAACACTATAGAATTATTCTTgttattactaatatataatttaagtttCAAATGGTGAACTTGTGCATTATAGTTAGAGGATGTCAAATATTccacattttatttgaatttcttTT from Trifolium pratense cultivar HEN17-A07 linkage group LG1, ARS_RC_1.1, whole genome shotgun sequence includes these protein-coding regions:
- the LOC123902764 gene encoding cyclin-D3-1, encoding MAIHHHHHHNQLNQNVSSLLLDTLYCDEEKWEEEQEHHEDDLSSEQSDVTTNNDIFDSTSLFPLLFLEQDLFCQDEELNTLFIKEKTHYEDLNFDDSLSQPRREAVEWILKVNAHYGFSSLTATLAVTYFDKFILTFHFQKDKPWMLQLVAVTCISLAAKVEETQVPLLLDLQVQDTKYVFEAKTIQRMELLILSTLKWKMHPVTPHSFLDHIIRRLGLKTNLHWEFLRRCENLLLSLLLDSRFVGCVPSVLATATMLHVIDQIEQSDDGVEDYKNQLLNVLKISKEKVDECYNMILQVTNANSNDDYYGNKRKYEQIPGSPSGVIDAVFSSDGSNDSWTVGSSTYSTSEPVFKKTKTQGQNVNLSPLNRVIVGILATATSP